From one Dermacentor andersoni chromosome 1, qqDerAnde1_hic_scaffold, whole genome shotgun sequence genomic stretch:
- the alpha-Cat gene encoding catenin alpha produces the protein MSTMEPPPVALKWDPKNLEIKTLSVEKTLEPLVIQVTTLVNTKGPSKKKKGRSKRAHVLVAAVERATENFIKKGEEIATENPDIHQEMMAAVDEVRKTGEAMSKASREFAEDPCSSVKRGNMVRSARNLLSAVTRLLILADMVDVHRLLKSLRVVEDDLDKVKNASSQSELMEFFRNFGVNTVELIQQAARRQAELKDSRLRDDLAAARAVLKKNSMMLLTASKVYIRHPELSAAKENRDFVFRQVCEAVNTIGDVAQGRAGALVPSYEGPGELAAALDDFDERVVLDPLTYNELRTRPALEERLESIISGAALMADSSCTRDERRERIVAECNAVRQALQDLLAEYMASAGRKEDSLDKAVEQMGRKTRDLRRQLRKAVVDHVSDSFLETQVPLLVLVEAARAGNERQVEEYARVFAEHAHKLVEVASLACSMSSHEDGVKMVRCAAAHIEGLCPQVVNAARILAARPRSKVAQENMDAFRDAWETQVRLLTEAVDDITTIDDFLAVSENHILEDVNKCVLALQENDADALDRTAGAIRGRSARVCNVVTSEMDNYEPGIYTERVLEAVAVLRDQVMPNFAQKVEMAVEALSATPQKEIDENEFIDASRLVYDGVREIRRAVLMNRSAEELDSETEIEYEDNTYETRSKSSAHTADYDEYPDISGINNTRDAYRLVSEEEKQKIAAQVETFRTEKNKFDREVAKWDDTGNDIIVLAKQMCMIMMEMTDFTRGKGPLKTTMDVINAAKKISEYGTKLDKLARTIADQCPESSTKKDLIAYLQRIALYCHQLNITSKVKADVQNISGNLIVSGLDSATSLIQAAKNLMNAVVLTVKASYVASTKYPRSGVVSSPIVVWKMKAPEKKPLVRREKPEEVRAKVRKGSQKKNIAPIKALSEFQSLAESV, from the exons AGAGCGGGCCACAGAAAACTTCATCAAGAAGGGAGAAGAGATTGCAACAGAGAACCCTGACATTCATCAGGAAATGATGGCAGCTGTAGATGAAGTGCGGAAGACAG GAGAGGCCATGAGTAAGGCTTCGCGTGAATTTGCGGAGGACCCTTGCTCATCGGTCAAGAGGGGTAACATGGTGCGCTCAGCACGGAACCTCCTGTCTGCTGTCACTCGACTACTGATCCTCGCTGACATGGTGGATGTGCACCGGCTGCTGAAATCATTGCGTGTG GTCGAGGATGACTTGGACAAGGTCAAGAATGCATCCAGCCAGTCTGAGCTGATGGAGTTCTTTCGAAACTTTGGTGTCAACACTGTTGAGCTGATACAGCAGGCTGCACGCAGGCAGGCG GAGCTGAAGGACTCAAGGTTGCGAGATGACCTTGCTGCTGCCAGGGCAGTGCTGAAGAAAAATAGCATGATGCTTCTCACAGCCTCTAAG GTCTACATTCGTCATCCTGAGCTTTCGGCTGCCAAGGAGAACAGAGATTTTGTGTTTCGGCAAGTGTGTGAAGCAGTCAACACAATTGGCGACGTTGCACAAGGTCGTGCTGGTGCCCTAGTGCCATCCTATGAGGGCCCTGGCGAGTTAGCAGCTGCACTGGATGATTTTGAT GAGCGTGTTGTGCTGGATCCACTCACCTACAACGAACTGCGCACCAGGCCAGCTTTGGAAGAGAGGCTGGAGAGTATTATCAGCGGAGCCGCCCTCATGGCCGATTCATCATGCACCCGCGATGAGCGGCGGGAGCGCATTGTGGCAGAGTGCAATGCAGTTCGGCAGGCCCTGCAAGACCTACTGGCTGAATACATGGCAAGTGCGGGCCGCAAGGAGGACTCCCTGGACAAGGCTGTGGAGCAGATGGGGCGCAAGACGCGGGActtgcggcggcagctgcgcaaGGCAGTCGTGGACCACGTATCGGATTCGTTTCTCGAGACACAGGTGCCTCTTCTAGTGCTGGTAGAGGCAGCACGTGCCGGGAACGAGCGGCAGGTCGAGGAATATGCGCGTGTGTTTGCCGAGCACGCCCACAAGCTGGTTGAAGTGGCCAGCCTGGCCTGCTCTATGTCAAGCCATGAGGATGGTGTAAAGATGGTGCGGTGTGCGGCGGCCCACATTGAGGGCCTCTGTCCACAAGTAGTGAATGCAGCTCGTATCCTTGCAGCACGGCCACGCTCTAAAGTGGCACAGGAAAACATGGACGCTTTTCGAGATGCCTGGGAGACACAGGTGCGTCTGCTTACAGAAGCTGTTGATGACATTACCACCATCGATGACTTCTTGGCTGTGTCAG AAAACCACATTCTTGAAGATGTCAACAAGTGCGTGCTGGCTCTGCAAGAGAATGATGCAGATGCATTGGACCGCACTGCTGGTGCCATTCGAGGGCGTTCAGCCCGTGTGTGCAATGTGGTAACTTCCGAGATGGACAACTATGAGCCAGGTATCTACACAGAAAGAGTACTTGAGGCTGTGGCAGTGCTGAGAGACCAAG TTATGCCAAACTTTGCCCAGAAGGTTGAGATGGCAGTAGAAGCACTGAGCGCCACTCCCCAGAAAGAAATAGATGAAAATGAATTTATAGATGCTTCCCGTCTAGTTTATGATGGCGTGCGGGAGATTCGCCGTGCAGTGCTGATGAATAGG agtgcagaGGAGCTGGACTCGGAAACAGAGATCGAGTACGAGGATAACACCTATGAAACACGCAGCAAAT CTAGTGCCCACACTGCCGACTATGATGAGTATCCGGACATCAGTGGCATCAACAACACACGG GATGCTTACCGCCTCGTGTCAGAAGAAGAGAAGCAGAAGATTGCTGCTCAGGTGGAGACATTCCGCACAGAGAAGAACAAGTTTGACCGCGAAGTGGCCAAATGGGATGACACCGGCAATGATATCATTGTGCTGGCGAAGCAGATGTGCATGATTATGATGGAAATGACAGATTTCACAAGGGGCAAAGGGCCCTTGAAAACAACTATGGACGTCATCAACGCTGCAAAAAAGATATCAGAGTATGGCACTAAACTGGACAAATTGGCACGAACCATTGCTGACCAG tgCCCAGAGTCGAGCACCAAGAAGGATCTTATTGCTTATCTTCAGCGCATAGCACTTTATTGTCACCAGCTCAACATCACCAGTAAAGTGAAAGCTGATGTGCAGAACATTTCTGGAAACCTCATCGTCTCTGGG cTTGACAGTGCCACATCTCTGATTCAAGCTGCCAAAAACCTGATGAATGCAGTTGTGCTAACAGTGAAGGCGTCATATGTAGCATCAACTAAG TATCCAAGAAGTGGCGTTGTGAGT TCACCGATTGTTGTGTGGAAGATGAAGGCACCTGAAAAGAAGCCTCTGGTTCGCCGGGAGAAGCCTGAAGAAGTCAGAGCTAAAGTACGCAAgggctcacagaaaaagaacatcgCGCCCATCAAAGCGCTCAGTGAGTTTCAGAGTCTGGCCGAATCAGTCTGA